From the Burkholderia glumae LMG 2196 = ATCC 33617 genome, one window contains:
- a CDS encoding TetR/AcrR family transcriptional regulator: MAVRQASRQTGGTKARILDAAEDLFVEHGFEAMSMRQITSRAAVNLAAVNYHFGSKEALIHAMLSRRLDQLNDERLRILDRFEAQLGEAITCEHVLGAMFIPALQASRDPQRGGRAFLRLIGRAYTDPSTFVRGFLAAHYASVAGRFFDAFQRALPLLPRAELGWRLHYAIGALSGALAGAETDSLLDDFSQGRTMNDVQLIARLSSLIVAALKAPMPDTAQMSIFAAVLDDAQRGSIAPPNGGELPSGPFGASAGTRLHARHAS; this comes from the coding sequence ATGGCGGTTCGGCAAGCCAGCCGGCAAACCGGCGGCACGAAGGCGCGCATTCTCGACGCAGCGGAAGACCTGTTCGTCGAACATGGTTTCGAAGCGATGTCGATGCGGCAGATCACATCACGCGCCGCGGTGAATCTCGCGGCGGTCAATTACCACTTCGGCAGCAAGGAGGCGCTGATCCACGCGATGCTGTCGCGTCGCCTCGACCAGCTCAACGACGAGCGGCTGCGCATCCTCGACCGCTTCGAGGCCCAGCTCGGCGAAGCCATCACCTGCGAGCACGTGCTCGGCGCGATGTTCATCCCGGCGCTGCAGGCCTCGCGCGATCCGCAGCGCGGCGGCCGCGCGTTCCTGCGCCTGATCGGCCGCGCCTACACCGACCCCTCCACCTTCGTGCGCGGCTTTCTGGCCGCGCATTACGCGAGCGTGGCCGGCCGCTTCTTCGATGCGTTCCAGCGCGCGCTGCCGCTGTTGCCGCGCGCCGAGCTGGGCTGGCGCCTGCACTATGCGATCGGCGCGCTGTCGGGCGCGCTCGCGGGTGCCGAGACCGACAGCCTGCTCGACGATTTCTCGCAGGGCCGCACCATGAACGACGTACAGCTGATCGCGCGCCTGTCCTCGCTGATCGTGGCCGCGCTGAAGGCACCGATGCCGGACACGGCGCAGATGTCGATCTTCGCGGCCGTGCTCGACGATGCGCAGCGCGGCAGCATCGCGCCGCCGAATGGCGGCGAGCTGCCGTCGGGACCGTTCGGCGCGTCGGCCGGCACGCGGCTGCATGCGCGGCACGCGTCTTGA
- a CDS encoding AMP-binding protein — translation MNASAASLGTPVPNTDGIWFSSYPRGVPHEIDITRYASLVEYFDECTTRFAERVAYVSAGSNLSYASLARKAEAFAAYLQHTLGVKPGDRVAIMLPNSFQYPVALFGTLKAGAVVVNVNPLYTARELAHQLKDSGAQTIVVFENFARTLEEALPGTTVRNVVVTALGDLLGEGFNAKGRLVNFVLKHVKKLVPPYQLPQAVRLRAALAAGARSRATPVTLTRADLAFLQYTGGTTGVAKGAMLTHGNLIANLLQAKAWIADQMSDEIETVLTPLPLYHIYSLTVNALIFMGLGGRNILIANPRDTKMMMKVLRHETFTGITGINTLYNAFLDNAEFRARDFSKLKLAMAGGMAMQRAVAERFKAVTGRPVVEGYGLTECSPIVTMNPVDLDDMHDFSGSIGLPAPSTVVRFRREDGTWAAIGEPGELCVRGPQVMLGYWQRPDETAKVLDRDGWLATGDIGVMDERGFVRLIDRKKDMILVSGFNVYPNEIEEVLVMHPGISEAAAIGVPDAAHGERIKAFVVRRDPALTVDEVLAHCRKNLTGYKMPKAVEFREALPQTNVGKILRRALRDEELAKLEQPAQP, via the coding sequence ATGAACGCCTCCGCTGCTTCGCTCGGCACGCCGGTGCCGAATACCGACGGCATCTGGTTTTCCTCCTATCCGCGCGGCGTCCCGCACGAGATCGACATCACGCGCTATGCCTCGCTCGTCGAGTACTTCGACGAATGCACGACGCGCTTCGCCGAACGCGTCGCCTACGTCAGCGCCGGCTCGAACCTGAGCTACGCCTCGCTCGCGCGCAAGGCCGAGGCGTTCGCGGCCTACCTGCAGCACACGCTCGGCGTGAAGCCCGGCGATCGCGTCGCGATCATGCTGCCGAACTCGTTCCAGTATCCGGTCGCGCTGTTCGGCACGCTGAAGGCCGGCGCGGTGGTGGTCAACGTCAATCCGCTCTACACCGCGCGCGAACTCGCGCATCAGTTGAAGGACAGCGGCGCGCAGACCATCGTCGTGTTCGAGAACTTCGCGCGCACGCTCGAGGAGGCCTTGCCCGGAACCACGGTGCGCAACGTGGTGGTGACCGCGCTCGGCGACCTGCTCGGCGAGGGCTTCAACGCGAAGGGCCGGCTCGTCAACTTCGTGCTCAAGCATGTGAAGAAGCTCGTGCCGCCCTATCAGCTGCCGCAGGCGGTGCGGCTGCGCGCGGCGCTGGCAGCGGGCGCCCGCTCGCGTGCCACGCCCGTCACGCTCACGCGCGCCGATCTGGCGTTCCTGCAATACACGGGCGGCACCACCGGCGTGGCGAAGGGCGCGATGCTCACGCACGGCAACCTGATCGCGAACCTGCTGCAGGCCAAGGCCTGGATCGCCGACCAGATGTCGGACGAGATCGAGACCGTGCTCACGCCGCTGCCGCTCTATCACATCTACTCGCTGACCGTGAACGCGCTGATCTTCATGGGCCTGGGCGGGCGCAACATCCTGATCGCGAACCCGCGCGACACGAAGATGATGATGAAGGTGCTCAGGCACGAAACCTTCACCGGCATCACCGGCATCAACACGCTCTACAACGCGTTCCTCGACAACGCCGAATTCCGCGCCCGCGACTTCTCGAAGCTGAAGCTGGCCATGGCGGGTGGCATGGCCATGCAGCGCGCCGTCGCGGAGCGCTTCAAGGCGGTCACCGGCCGGCCGGTGGTGGAAGGCTACGGGCTCACCGAATGCTCGCCGATCGTCACGATGAATCCGGTCGACCTCGACGACATGCATGACTTCAGCGGCTCGATCGGCCTGCCGGCGCCGTCCACCGTGGTGCGTTTTCGGCGCGAGGACGGCACCTGGGCCGCGATCGGCGAGCCCGGCGAGCTCTGCGTGCGCGGCCCGCAGGTGATGCTCGGCTACTGGCAGCGCCCCGACGAAACCGCCAAGGTGCTCGACCGCGACGGCTGGCTGGCCACCGGCGATATCGGCGTGATGGACGAGCGCGGCTTCGTGCGCCTCATCGATCGCAAGAAGGACATGATCCTGGTGTCCGGTTTCAACGTGTATCCGAACGAAATCGAGGAGGTGCTGGTGATGCACCCCGGCATCAGCGAAGCCGCCGCGATCGGCGTGCCCGACGCGGCGCACGGCGAGCGGATCAAGGCCTTCGTGGTGCGGCGCGACCCGGCGCTCACGGTGGACGAGGTACTCGCGCACTGCCGCAAGAACCTGACGGGCTACAAGATGCCGAAGGCAGTGGAGTTTCGCGAGGCGCTGCCGCAAACCAACGTCGGCAAAATCCTGCGCCGCGCGCTGCGCGACGAGGAACTCGCGAAACTCGAGCAGCCGGCACAGCCGTGA
- a CDS encoding DUF1571 domain-containing protein produces MRSSFMPRPLRRLALPLTIAAASVVAPAAFAPAARAQTAADTASAPAAALPPELARVVQQDVAQQAAWLRTAARDGTLEKLDDATLTALFSALDPMTVPAYIAAGPNGYPAYEFTMTRQERIGDSWAGKPDRMLVKMTREPLRIYAKWLPGGPHAGQETIYDETRRKDEMYGHLGGLLGKFPLWTAIDGSLARAQSNHTIRDLGTEFVAAQYLSEGKKYAVAGVSKPTHVEAKTIDGVRVVALTYETPTGRPQFYAKKETLGLDLRHPYFRTVESYGNDGRIFERIVFETITPKSFDDTAFDPKNPDYHY; encoded by the coding sequence ATGCGTTCCAGCTTCATGCCACGTCCGTTGCGCCGCCTCGCGCTGCCGTTGACGATCGCCGCCGCGAGCGTGGTGGCGCCGGCCGCGTTCGCCCCCGCGGCGCGCGCCCAGACCGCCGCGGACACGGCGAGCGCGCCCGCTGCCGCGCTGCCGCCCGAGCTCGCGCGCGTCGTCCAGCAGGACGTGGCGCAGCAGGCCGCCTGGCTCAGGACGGCCGCGCGCGACGGCACGCTCGAAAAGCTCGACGACGCCACGCTCACCGCCCTGTTCAGCGCGCTCGACCCGATGACGGTGCCGGCCTACATCGCGGCCGGTCCGAACGGCTATCCGGCGTATGAGTTCACGATGACGCGCCAGGAGCGGATCGGCGACAGTTGGGCCGGCAAGCCCGACCGCATGCTCGTGAAGATGACGCGCGAGCCGCTGCGGATCTACGCGAAGTGGCTGCCGGGCGGCCCGCACGCGGGCCAGGAGACGATCTACGACGAAACCCGGCGCAAGGACGAGATGTATGGCCACCTGGGCGGCCTGCTCGGCAAGTTCCCGCTGTGGACCGCGATCGACGGCAGTCTCGCGCGCGCCCAGTCGAACCATACGATCCGCGACCTCGGCACCGAATTCGTGGCGGCCCAATACCTGAGCGAAGGCAAGAAATATGCGGTGGCCGGCGTCAGCAAGCCGACCCATGTCGAGGCGAAGACCATCGACGGGGTGCGCGTGGTGGCGCTGACCTACGAAACCCCGACCGGCCGCCCGCAGTTCTATGCGAAAAAGGAAACACTCGGGCTCGATTTGCGCCATCCCTATTTCCGGACGGTCGAATCCTACGGCAACGACGGCAGGATCTTCGAGCGGATCGTGTTCGAGACGATCACGCCGAAAAGCTTCGACGACACCGCGTTCGACCCGAAGAACCCCGACTACCACTATTGA
- the hfq gene encoding RNA chaperone Hfq produces the protein MANPAESHPQNDFINAARKERKRVEIYLVNGIRLTGCIESFDQYLVMLRTPVGLQGIYKRAISTIQLDMGGSRPGGRGGPRTGGGGHGGRPPREGGGHNPYGSHGGQRESRGEGREGRSEGYTPREPREPREYSAPREYGGSRDYPAPRESHEGVSTPPERTGNSPVIVTRRRRPLGPTGGSNE, from the coding sequence ATGGCCAATCCTGCAGAATCCCATCCGCAAAACGACTTCATCAACGCCGCTCGCAAGGAACGCAAGCGCGTCGAAATCTACCTCGTCAACGGCATCCGCCTGACGGGCTGTATCGAGTCGTTCGATCAGTACCTGGTGATGCTGCGCACGCCGGTCGGTTTGCAAGGCATCTACAAACGCGCGATTTCCACCATCCAGCTCGACATGGGCGGCTCGCGGCCCGGCGGCCGCGGCGGCCCGCGCACGGGCGGCGGCGGTCACGGCGGCCGGCCGCCGCGCGAAGGCGGCGGCCACAACCCCTACGGATCGCACGGCGGCCAGCGCGAATCGCGCGGCGAAGGCCGCGAGGGCCGCAGCGAAGGCTACACGCCGCGTGAACCTCGCGAGCCGCGTGAATACAGCGCCCCACGCGAATACGGCGGCTCGCGCGACTATCCCGCGCCGCGCGAATCGCACGAAGGCGTCTCGACGCCGCCCGAGCGCACCGGCAACAGCCCGGTGATCGTCACGCGCCGCCGGCGCCCGCTCGGCCCCACCGGCGGCAGCAACGAGTAA
- a CDS encoding DUF2968 domain-containing protein has product MSHKRLLGRAFVAGWVVVGGLQLASAQGLAGSDAAAAPGAATGGVVNAAPAAASALPPTTPAAQAPAGAATQSTIDELQQLIQSHALTEMRTAYNGSYGASLLFNVQSATYYVALFQQKAFWRVVKTTSEARAEAVFHDFSKQAESLASSELQATRLEAQKAQTDRQIAVVQERANRLQADLQVAREQQAAVNDRQKATRAEAAALQAQRDALQAQLRQLQMQVQSLQRQADAGLPGTR; this is encoded by the coding sequence ATGAGTCATAAACGGCTTTTGGGGCGCGCATTTGTTGCAGGATGGGTGGTGGTGGGGGGGCTGCAGCTTGCATCGGCCCAGGGTCTGGCCGGCAGCGACGCCGCCGCGGCGCCCGGTGCCGCCACCGGCGGCGTGGTGAATGCGGCGCCGGCCGCCGCCAGCGCGCTGCCGCCGACGACGCCCGCCGCCCAGGCGCCGGCGGGCGCCGCGACGCAGAGCACGATCGATGAACTGCAGCAGCTGATCCAGTCCCATGCGCTGACCGAGATGCGCACCGCCTATAACGGCAGCTATGGCGCGAGCCTGCTGTTCAACGTCCAGAGCGCGACCTATTACGTGGCCCTGTTCCAGCAGAAGGCGTTCTGGCGCGTGGTCAAGACCACCAGCGAGGCGCGTGCCGAAGCGGTGTTCCACGACTTCTCGAAGCAGGCCGAGTCGCTGGCCAGCTCGGAATTGCAGGCGACGCGGCTCGAGGCCCAGAAGGCACAGACGGACCGGCAGATCGCCGTGGTGCAGGAGCGCGCGAACCGCCTGCAGGCCGACCTGCAGGTCGCGCGCGAGCAGCAGGCCGCCGTCAACGACCGCCAGAAGGCCACCCGTGCCGAAGCGGCGGCGCTGCAGGCCCAGCGCGACGCGCTGCAGGCCCAGCTGCGCCAGTTGCAGATGCAGGTCCAGTCGCTGCAGCGTCAGGCCGACGCCGGGCTGCCGGGCACCCGCTGA
- a CDS encoding sigma 54-interacting transcriptional regulator, translating into MRNTPAIEGLDLYVWEGKADIVDRVARCMASFDVEVIRADNVVLSPERAAARPSLAIISISMIESGAAFLSEWQANIGMPVVWVGAARGGADAASYPPEYSHILPLDFTCAELRALVTKLVAQLRAHAAQASAPAMLVAHSEPMQALLQEVDTFADCDTNVLLHGETGVGKERIAQLLHEKHSRYRHGEFVPVNCGAIPDGLFESLFFGHAKGSFTGAVVAHKGYFEQAAGGTLFLDEVGDLPLYQQVKLLRVLEDGTVLRVGASAPIKVDFRLVAASNKKLPQLVKEGTFRADLYYRLAVIELGIPSLEERGAVDKIALFKSFVAEVVGEDRIGTLPDLPYWLADAVADTYFPGNVRELRNLAERVGVTVRQTGAWDAARLQRLISHARAVQPVPVESAAEVYVDRSKWDMTERNRVIAALDANGWRRQDTAQHLGISRKVLWEKMRKYQIFDEEPEARESE; encoded by the coding sequence ATGAGAAATACACCTGCAATCGAGGGACTCGACCTGTATGTCTGGGAGGGCAAGGCGGACATCGTCGACCGCGTCGCGCGCTGCATGGCCAGCTTCGACGTCGAGGTGATCCGTGCCGACAACGTCGTGCTGTCGCCCGAGCGGGCCGCCGCGCGGCCGTCGCTCGCGATCATCAGCATCAGCATGATCGAGAGCGGCGCGGCCTTCCTGTCGGAATGGCAGGCCAACATCGGCATGCCGGTGGTGTGGGTCGGCGCCGCCCGCGGCGGCGCCGACGCCGCCTCGTATCCGCCCGAGTACTCGCATATCCTGCCGCTGGACTTCACCTGCGCGGAGCTGCGCGCGCTGGTGACGAAGCTGGTCGCGCAACTGCGCGCGCACGCCGCGCAGGCCTCGGCGCCGGCCATGCTGGTGGCGCATTCCGAGCCGATGCAGGCGCTGCTGCAGGAGGTGGACACGTTCGCCGACTGCGATACCAACGTGCTGCTGCACGGTGAGACCGGCGTGGGCAAGGAGCGCATCGCGCAACTGCTGCACGAGAAGCACTCGCGCTACCGGCATGGCGAATTCGTGCCGGTCAACTGCGGCGCGATTCCCGACGGCCTGTTCGAGTCGCTGTTCTTCGGCCACGCGAAGGGGTCGTTCACGGGCGCGGTGGTCGCCCACAAGGGCTACTTCGAGCAGGCGGCCGGCGGCACGCTGTTCCTCGACGAGGTCGGCGACCTGCCGCTCTACCAGCAGGTGAAGCTGCTGCGCGTGCTGGAGGACGGCACGGTGCTGCGGGTCGGCGCGAGCGCCCCCATCAAGGTCGATTTCCGGCTCGTCGCCGCCAGCAACAAGAAGCTGCCGCAACTCGTGAAGGAGGGTACGTTCCGCGCCGATCTCTACTATCGGCTCGCGGTGATCGAGCTTGGCATCCCCTCGCTGGAGGAACGCGGCGCCGTCGACAAGATCGCGCTGTTCAAGTCGTTCGTCGCCGAGGTGGTGGGCGAGGACCGGATCGGCACGCTGCCGGACCTGCCGTACTGGCTCGCCGACGCGGTGGCCGACACCTACTTTCCCGGCAACGTGCGCGAGCTGCGCAACCTGGCCGAGCGGGTCGGCGTGACGGTGCGCCAGACCGGGGCCTGGGACGCGGCGCGGCTGCAGCGGCTGATCTCGCATGCGCGCGCCGTGCAGCCGGTGCCGGTCGAGAGCGCCGCCGAAGTGTACGTCGACCGCAGCAAGTGGGACATGACCGAGCGCAATCGCGTGATCGCGGCACTTGACGCGAACGGTTGGCGCCGCCAGGATACCGCGCAGCATCTTGGCATCAGCCGCAAGGTATTGTGGGAGAAGATGCGCAAGTATCAGATTTTCGACGAGGAACCCGAGGCGCGCGAAAGTGAGTGA
- a CDS encoding TadG family pilus assembly protein has product MKPVQTRRPHRPIRAALLVGRRRERGAFAMMTIIFMTVMIAVLGMLDIGNVFFQRRDLQRIADMAALAGVQRLDATCSQAPVSASRSAASNGLNTGAGDTISVGCGRWDPTANPAPSYYVPVANPGASSPAVQLNAVQVAVSRQVPYFFLGPSRTVYAMSTSRATAIDVFSVGATLAQLGGNSCAGAPPSSSANPGLVNGLLGALLGAKSGLNLTLASYQALACTSIKLGDLAAAVQAGTMQQLLAANLSLGRFLNVVANAASQTNVVNANLQAAVGALQTLGSVNQNSTNVNVGGPGGVLNVALADMQSAADAQVNLLDLVMVAAEIANSSSAVMLDVPALALGGLTGTQLQVQIISPPSIAVGEGGKDASGNWRTQASTAAAGIYLLVDLGTQTLPIVGPLLQLLGANVDVTLPIYIQVGTGTAVLESTQCAQTPQASTATITATPGIANLCIGTPPLNKGMLNLSSQYSCTNPAQIVNAKLSLLNLLGLVQLTVSLSNVSVKVQGAPATHVFSGVSGLDSNYWTVNSNALGSATAGALAQLSNATITPSLGLLGGAMFSVGGNFVPTLLGILTSALSPLLNSLDAVVVPLLNLLGVQVGAATVHQISLNCGVAQTVY; this is encoded by the coding sequence ATGAAACCCGTCCAGACACGCCGCCCGCACCGGCCGATCCGTGCCGCCTTGCTCGTCGGGCGGCGCCGCGAGCGCGGCGCGTTCGCGATGATGACGATCATCTTCATGACGGTCATGATCGCCGTGCTCGGCATGCTCGATATCGGCAACGTGTTCTTTCAGCGCCGCGATCTGCAGCGCATCGCCGACATGGCGGCGCTGGCCGGCGTGCAGCGGCTCGATGCCACCTGCAGCCAGGCGCCCGTCAGCGCGAGCCGCAGCGCGGCCAGCAACGGCCTGAACACCGGCGCCGGCGACACCATCTCGGTCGGCTGCGGCCGCTGGGACCCGACCGCCAACCCCGCGCCGAGCTATTACGTGCCGGTCGCGAACCCGGGCGCGTCGAGCCCGGCCGTGCAGCTGAACGCGGTGCAGGTGGCGGTGTCGCGCCAGGTGCCGTATTTCTTCCTCGGGCCGTCCCGCACCGTGTATGCGATGTCGACCTCGCGCGCGACCGCGATCGACGTGTTCTCGGTGGGGGCCACGCTCGCACAGCTGGGCGGCAACAGCTGCGCCGGCGCGCCGCCTTCGTCGAGCGCGAACCCGGGGCTCGTCAACGGGCTGCTCGGCGCGCTGCTCGGCGCCAAGTCGGGCCTGAACCTGACGCTCGCGTCGTATCAGGCGCTGGCCTGCACCAGTATCAAGCTCGGCGATCTCGCGGCGGCGGTCCAGGCGGGCACGATGCAACAGCTGCTGGCCGCGAACCTGTCGCTGGGCCGGTTCCTGAACGTGGTGGCGAACGCGGCGAGTCAGACCAACGTGGTCAACGCGAACCTGCAGGCGGCCGTCGGCGCGCTGCAGACACTCGGCTCGGTCAACCAGAACTCCACCAATGTCAATGTCGGCGGCCCCGGCGGCGTGCTCAACGTGGCGCTGGCGGACATGCAGTCGGCCGCCGACGCCCAGGTCAACCTGCTCGATCTGGTGATGGTGGCCGCCGAGATCGCCAACTCCAGCAGCGCCGTGATGCTCGACGTGCCGGCGCTTGCGCTCGGCGGCTTGACCGGCACGCAGCTGCAGGTGCAGATCATCAGTCCGCCGTCGATCGCCGTCGGCGAGGGCGGCAAGGACGCCAGCGGCAACTGGCGCACCCAGGCCTCGACAGCCGCGGCCGGCATCTACCTGCTGGTCGATCTCGGCACGCAGACGCTGCCGATCGTCGGCCCGCTGCTGCAACTGCTCGGCGCCAACGTCGACGTCACGCTGCCGATCTACATCCAGGTCGGCACCGGCACCGCGGTGCTCGAATCGACCCAGTGCGCGCAGACCCCGCAGGCGAGCACGGCGACCATCACGGCGACGCCCGGCATCGCCAATCTCTGCATCGGCACGCCGCCGCTGAACAAGGGCATGCTGAACCTGTCGTCGCAGTACAGCTGCACGAATCCCGCGCAGATCGTCAATGCCAAGCTGAGCCTGCTGAACCTGCTCGGCCTCGTGCAACTGACGGTGTCGCTCTCGAACGTGTCGGTGAAGGTGCAGGGCGCACCGGCCACCCATGTGTTCAGCGGCGTGTCGGGGCTCGACTCGAATTATTGGACGGTCAATTCGAATGCACTCGGCTCGGCGACGGCCGGCGCGCTCGCGCAGCTGTCGAACGCCACCATCACGCCGAGCCTGGGTCTGCTGGGAGGCGCCATGTTCAGCGTGGGAGGCAATTTCGTGCCCACGCTGCTCGGCATCCTGACGTCCGCGCTGAGCCCGCTGCTGAACTCGCTCGACGCCGTCGTCGTGCCGCTGCTGAACCTGCTCGGCGTGCAGGTCGGGGCGGCCACCGTCCACCAGATCTCGCTGAATTGCGGGGTCGCGCAGACCGTCTACTGA
- a CDS encoding DUF3613 domain-containing protein, with translation MRYSQSWRPRARAWHTAWVALAALAGAAPAAFAQPAADPAPMRLQQQLQPISGAQLQASAEASPAAPQARAADVPQPAAVALPQAQPQPPQVSHRVSEVGPATAAWFDLQRSNRAAAPEAHPFEGAAASSAYQRYLQSFGKPIPTWFTSVQRSSGGGSSSGAGELPSQ, from the coding sequence ATGCGATATTCCCAATCCTGGCGGCCGCGCGCGCGTGCATGGCATACCGCGTGGGTTGCGCTGGCGGCCCTGGCCGGCGCGGCGCCCGCCGCCTTCGCCCAGCCGGCCGCGGATCCGGCGCCGATGCGGTTGCAGCAGCAGTTGCAGCCGATCTCGGGCGCGCAACTGCAGGCATCGGCCGAGGCGTCGCCCGCCGCGCCGCAGGCGCGGGCCGCCGACGTGCCGCAGCCGGCGGCCGTGGCGCTGCCGCAGGCACAGCCGCAGCCGCCGCAGGTCAGCCATCGTGTCTCGGAGGTCGGCCCGGCGACCGCGGCCTGGTTCGACCTGCAGCGCAGCAATCGCGCGGCCGCTCCCGAGGCGCACCCGTTCGAGGGGGCGGCGGCATCGTCCGCCTACCAGCGCTATCTGCAATCGTTCGGCAAGCCGATCCCGACCTGGTTCACGTCGGTCCAGCGTTCGTCGGGCGGTGGTTCGTCGTCCGGCGCAGGCGAGCTGCCGTCGCAATAA
- a CDS encoding tetratricopeptide repeat protein produces MKRSKGRTMLAGLLVAGLASGCSLFKDSNYGVGAQAERAAMIQAAADKVDPPDTPGMYLGLIDRMQQQGLYYASLAHIDEYEKQYGASADTRLLRADALRATSQLDASEQAYTQLLNTPLAARGYRGLGLIAGARGDFARAAKLLEQATLLAPTDAAALSDLAYARMRAGDPGGARVPLMKAAELDHRNPRIMSNLALFLMASGHPENAQGLMDQQHMTPRVRAEIRDDAARVTAAQRARQLTVVPPGPGDAAGPSGARAGGAPIASNEGFDLAAPLLQRFSQK; encoded by the coding sequence ATGAAACGATCGAAGGGACGCACCATGCTGGCCGGCCTGCTCGTCGCCGGGCTGGCGAGCGGCTGCTCGCTGTTCAAGGATTCGAACTACGGGGTCGGCGCGCAGGCCGAGCGGGCCGCGATGATCCAGGCCGCGGCGGACAAGGTCGATCCGCCCGATACGCCGGGCATGTACCTGGGCCTGATCGACCGCATGCAGCAGCAGGGGCTGTACTACGCCTCGCTCGCGCATATCGACGAGTACGAGAAGCAGTACGGCGCCTCCGCCGACACCCGGCTGCTGCGCGCCGACGCGCTGCGTGCCACCTCGCAGCTCGACGCGAGCGAGCAGGCCTACACGCAGCTGCTGAACACGCCGCTGGCGGCGCGCGGCTATCGCGGCCTCGGCCTGATCGCGGGCGCGCGCGGCGACTTCGCGCGTGCCGCGAAGCTGTTGGAGCAGGCCACGCTGCTCGCGCCGACCGACGCCGCGGCGCTCTCCGATCTCGCCTATGCACGCATGCGCGCTGGCGACCCCGGCGGCGCGCGCGTGCCGCTGATGAAGGCCGCCGAGCTCGATCACCGCAACCCGCGCATCATGAGCAACCTCGCCCTGTTCCTGATGGCGAGCGGCCATCCGGAGAACGCGCAGGGCCTGATGGACCAGCAGCACATGACGCCTCGGGTGCGTGCCGAGATTCGCGACGACGCGGCCCGTGTCACGGCCGCGCAGCGCGCTCGGCAGCTTACCGTGGTGCCGCCGGGGCCGGGCGACGCGGCGGGGCCGTCCGGCGCGCGCGCGGGCGGCGCGCCGATCGCGAGCAACGAGGGCTTCGACCTGGCCGCACCGCTGCTGCAGCGCTTCTCGCAAAAATGA
- a CDS encoding type II secretion system F family protein yields the protein MEAHQLGALALALGAIGVLLLAGLAIVRAMLLQRSERALASALDQRLAASRAAAARAGQAQAAELKPAEARPAGFAAWRAQAERIGMRWLDTGLGKQLVADEDRKLLEQCGYVEARSRGLFLVVRLACAIGLPLAILPFLTHGGPGKWLFGLFLALAAGFMLPKVYVRRRAAARRESVADEMPLFVDMLRLLQGVGLSLDQSMQVITHDFTSMLPVLSWELGVAQRQFAAGRTREQSLARLTTSFDNEDLRAIVRLLIQVDKHGGAVQEPLRLFGDRLREGRRATLRERIGRLTVKMTGVMIVTLLPALLIVTAGPGIMTVVVALANMKR from the coding sequence ATGGAGGCACATCAACTGGGCGCGCTGGCGCTGGCGTTGGGGGCGATCGGCGTGCTGCTGCTGGCCGGCCTGGCGATCGTGCGCGCCATGCTCCTGCAGCGCAGCGAACGCGCGCTCGCGAGCGCGCTCGACCAGCGGCTGGCGGCGAGCCGCGCCGCTGCCGCGCGCGCCGGACAGGCCCAGGCCGCCGAGCTCAAGCCGGCCGAGGCCCGGCCGGCCGGCTTCGCGGCGTGGCGCGCGCAGGCCGAGCGGATCGGCATGCGCTGGCTCGATACCGGCCTCGGCAAGCAGTTGGTGGCCGACGAGGACCGCAAGCTGCTCGAGCAGTGCGGCTACGTGGAGGCGCGCTCGCGCGGGCTGTTCCTGGTGGTGCGCCTGGCCTGCGCGATCGGGCTGCCGCTCGCGATCCTGCCGTTCCTCACCCACGGCGGGCCGGGCAAATGGCTGTTCGGGCTGTTCCTCGCGCTCGCGGCCGGCTTCATGCTCCCGAAGGTCTACGTGCGCCGCCGTGCAGCGGCACGCCGCGAGAGCGTGGCCGACGAGATGCCGCTGTTCGTCGACATGCTGCGCCTGCTGCAAGGCGTCGGCCTGTCGCTCGACCAGAGCATGCAGGTGATCACGCACGACTTCACGAGCATGCTGCCGGTGCTGTCGTGGGAGCTGGGCGTGGCGCAGCGGCAGTTCGCGGCGGGGCGCACGCGCGAGCAGTCGCTCGCGCGCCTGACCACCAGCTTCGACAACGAGGACCTGCGTGCGATCGTGCGGCTGCTGATCCAGGTGGACAAGCACGGCGGCGCGGTACAGGAGCCGCTGCGGCTGTTCGGCGACCGGCTGCGCGAAGGGCGCCGCGCCACGCTGCGCGAGCGGATCGGCCGGCTGACGGTGAAGATGACGGGCGTGATGATCGTGACACTGCTGCCGGCGCTGCTGATCGTGACGGCCGGCCCGGGCATCATGACCGTGGTGGTCGCGCTGGCGAACATGAAGCGCTGA